A section of the Pseudomonas flavescens genome encodes:
- the tatC gene encoding twin-arginine translocase subunit TatC → MSSMPLTAHLGELRKRLVRCLLVILLAFLGLFPFAQTLYTLISEPLRRYLPEGASMIATSVTSPFLAPFKLTMMVAVFLSMPVLLHQAWGFVAPGLYRRERRIAVPLLVSSILLFYAGMAFAFFAVFPMMFGFFASVTPDGVEMMTDIALYLDFILALFLAFGLAFEIPVATFIIVWAGLTDVDTLRRSRPYVIVGCFVVGMLLTPPDVFSQTMLAVPMWLLFEVGLIACGSIQRRPEREPAQELVATE, encoded by the coding sequence ATGAGCAGCATGCCATTGACCGCTCACCTAGGCGAACTGCGCAAGCGGCTGGTGCGCTGCCTGCTGGTGATTCTGCTGGCCTTCCTCGGCCTGTTCCCCTTCGCGCAGACCCTTTACACACTGATATCCGAACCGCTGCGCCGCTACCTGCCCGAAGGCGCGAGCATGATCGCAACCAGCGTGACGTCGCCTTTCCTGGCGCCATTCAAGCTGACCATGATGGTCGCCGTGTTCCTCTCCATGCCGGTACTGCTGCATCAGGCGTGGGGGTTCGTGGCACCGGGGCTGTATCGCCGCGAGCGGCGCATCGCAGTGCCCCTGCTGGTCTCGAGCATTCTGTTGTTCTATGCAGGCATGGCCTTCGCGTTCTTCGCGGTGTTCCCGATGATGTTCGGCTTCTTCGCCAGCGTCACGCCGGATGGCGTGGAGATGATGACCGACATCGCCCTGTATCTGGATTTCATCCTCGCCCTGTTTCTGGCATTCGGGCTGGCCTTCGAAATTCCCGTGGCAACCTTCATCATCGTCTGGGCCGGGCTGACGGATGTCGACACGCTGCGCCGTAGCCGACCCTACGTGATCGTCGGCTGCTTCGTGGTCGGCATGCTGCTGACCCCGCCAGACGTATTCTCGCAAACCATGCTGGCGGTGCCGATGTGGCTACTGTTCGAAGTCGGCCTGATCGCCTGCGGCAGCATCCAGCGTCGGCCGGAGCGGGAACCTGCGCAGGAATTGGTCGCGACGGAGTAG
- a CDS encoding Nif3-like dinuclear metal center hexameric protein produces MYKFCFYVPESHLESVKSAVFSAGGGRVGDYEQCCWQTLGRGQFRPLEGSAPFIGQSGELATLAEWKVELVVADELIHNAVKAMKKSHPYEMPAFEVWRLSDLTF; encoded by the coding sequence ATGTACAAATTTTGTTTCTACGTTCCGGAAAGTCATCTGGAAAGCGTCAAGTCCGCCGTATTCTCGGCTGGCGGTGGGCGTGTCGGCGACTATGAACAGTGCTGTTGGCAAACCCTGGGCCGCGGGCAGTTTCGTCCGCTGGAAGGCAGCGCGCCGTTCATTGGCCAAAGCGGTGAGCTGGCAACCCTCGCCGAATGGAAGGTCGAGCTGGTGGTGGCCGATGAGCTGATCCACAACGCAGTCAAGGCCATGAAGAAAAGCCATCCCTACGAAATGCCCGCCTTCGAAGTGTGGCGTCTCTCTGATTTGACGTTCTAG
- a CDS encoding alpha/beta hydrolase yields the protein MTLTKVFASAALALSIGHAFAAESPAVEQQTQGFLNALAAGGGQPLETLAPKDARAVLSGAQAGAKLPAADVSHKAITVDGQTINLTVVRPAGAKGTLPGFMFFHGGGWVLGDYPTHERLIRDLVNHSGAAAIYVDYTPSPEAHYPTAINQAYAATRWVAEHGQQIEVDGKRLAVAGNSVGGNMAAVVALMAKDKGTPKLKFQALLWPVTDANFDTPSYRQFAEGHFLTRNMMKWFWDNYTTDAKQRAEIYASPLRATRQQLQGLPPALVQTAELDVLRDEGEAYARNLNAAGVTVTAVRYNGMIHDYGLLNALSQVPTVRLAVQQAGEALKQNLK from the coding sequence ATGACACTCACCAAAGTCTTCGCCAGTGCCGCACTCGCTCTGTCCATCGGCCATGCATTCGCTGCAGAAAGCCCCGCCGTCGAGCAGCAAACGCAGGGGTTCCTCAACGCTCTCGCCGCAGGCGGCGGACAACCACTTGAAACCCTTGCGCCCAAGGATGCTCGCGCCGTGCTCAGCGGCGCGCAGGCTGGCGCCAAGCTGCCGGCAGCGGACGTCAGCCACAAGGCGATCACTGTCGACGGCCAGACCATCAACCTCACGGTGGTTCGTCCGGCGGGTGCCAAAGGCACGTTGCCCGGCTTCATGTTCTTCCATGGTGGCGGCTGGGTGCTGGGCGATTACCCAACCCATGAGCGGTTGATCCGCGACCTGGTCAACCACTCCGGCGCCGCTGCGATCTACGTTGACTACACGCCGTCTCCCGAAGCGCATTACCCGACAGCGATCAATCAGGCGTATGCCGCGACACGCTGGGTAGCCGAGCATGGTCAGCAGATCGAGGTGGATGGCAAGCGGCTGGCCGTGGCCGGCAATAGCGTGGGCGGCAACATGGCAGCCGTGGTTGCGCTGATGGCCAAGGACAAGGGCACACCGAAGCTGAAATTCCAGGCTCTGCTGTGGCCGGTCACCGATGCGAATTTCGATACGCCGTCCTATCGGCAATTCGCCGAGGGGCACTTCCTGACCCGCAACATGATGAAGTGGTTCTGGGACAACTACACAACCGATGCCAAGCAGCGCGCGGAAATCTACGCCTCGCCTCTGCGCGCGACCAGGCAGCAACTGCAAGGCCTGCCGCCAGCTCTGGTGCAGACAGCCGAGCTCGATGTGCTGCGTGACGAGGGTGAAGCCTACGCTCGCAACCTCAACGCTGCCGGCGTCACCGTCACCGCCGTTCGCTACAACGGCATGATCCATGACTATGGCCTGCTCAATGCACTGAGCCAGGTGCCGACCGTGCGCCTGGCAGTACAGCAGGCCGGCGAAGCGCTCAAGCAGAACCTGAAGTAA